The Theobroma cacao cultivar B97-61/B2 chromosome 1, Criollo_cocoa_genome_V2, whole genome shotgun sequence genome contains the following window.
TAAGCTCTTCCCAGGTAAGTTTTACCAGATCCTGTAAACacacaatatttaaatacgaAGCCGCTAGGATCATCTGATGAATTCCTTCCTTGTGCTGTTATGTAACCATTAGGATATTCTGGTGCATATTTTCCTGCTGTAAGATTTATTTCGCATTTCTGCAAATTAAAAGAACATTCTCAGtacttgaaatgaaattaagaatgagAACTGTATCTCATCTTCTTATGAAATTAACAAAGGTTATTATCGCACATACCTCATAGATAGACTGGCCACTGCCAAATATAAAATCGACAGCACCTTCAATATAGCAATTGTAGAAATAGTGGCGGCCTTGTACGTCCCACAAGGTATCTTGCAGCCCAAAGAAAGCACAGTTATAGAAAGCAGACTTATCCCCATATATTCTAACCGCTAGAGCTGGCTCTACCTTTTTCTTGGCATCAGGTCCTGACGGTATGTTATAGATATTCTGATCATGTTCAGAGTGAGGACAGAATTATTCCATATGATAAACGCTAACCAGCCAAAAAAGATTCACAAAAATGTAATGCATAGTGCTGATTTTATTTCTGATCCCGtatcttttttaaaagatgCATAGCTTTAAGCACAACGTTAAGTAGCTTAAACTTGGAAGTCTTTTTGTAGCTGTAACAAGGACCTGAAGCTGAATCCCATCTTCATTAGGCATGGTGGTGAGGGGAGAGTTACTTCCATTTGTGGCCCAATTATcagcaaaacaaaatttggGTAATCAAGAAAGCAAAGAGGACCTCAATTTTCTACCTTGAACGAAATGCCTTTGGCAACAATGTTATCAGGAGATGAAGTGAAAGTAGCGCTGTCACAGGTATCCATATGATCCCCCCATTCAATACTGGTTAACTTGCTCCCAGCTCCTTCAAGAAAAATGCAAGGTTTGTTCGCAGGGATTGTAACCTTCTCCCTGGACAGATCCAGCAACAGAAGAGAAAAATcagaattttttattatctctAATTTCAGGCATAAACCAAACAAACAAGACATGAAATTGTAAACTAGACTGTGTGAGCAGACATACTATCGTACCTGAAGTGTCCAGGGGAAATAAGGATACGTATCCACTTATCGTTGTTAGATGGGATTGAATCAATAGCATTTTGAATGGTTTTGAAGTCTCCCTTGCCAGACTGATCCACCCTGATGGTACGTGCGACCTTGAATTTGTTGGCATTATTCAATTGACATTCCAAAGCTTTAGAGATACTGAAATAAAGCAACACAATAAAAATCAATGCAAGAATATGCTGGAGGAACTGCATTTTCTGGGAATAACAGATCTAATGCTAGCTAGCTGTTAGATATTCTCTGAAAGAATCACCTCATTCAGTTTTCATGACTGAATGCTAAGAATCATGGTGATTATAAAGAAACATATTTGATTAAGTGGTAGCACTAGCACACGTGAAAGTTTCCAACGACAATCAAACTTCTGGGTAACTGGCAAAGTGGTTATTATTACCTCATTGTATTGCAATAAATGAAtcattaatcataattatGGGCATGAAGggtgattttattaattgtcAAACTTAATTAGCTGGCTGTGGCCTGCATGGCGCTTTGCCACCTAAATTAGGCATCCTATAGCAGTATATAGCTAAATGAAAAAAACTCTCTTTGAGACTTTCGGGATTACCACCTCTAATTCTTTACATAACGAAAAATGCAAAGATTCCACCATAATTAATTAGTGTGACAAATATTGTTCCttcttttaagttttttttctcttccattTAATGTTTGAATATTGTAATTATCTGTTGGTTTCTTACTGGGAACTGGGATGCAGCTTATCACAGTACATGACTCTTCTATTTGTTGTTCTCACATCTCTATCTCAAACTTTTACAATATTTACTCAAGTTGATAAATGCAAGGGAGAGGAGTCAGGAGTGTAATAAAGGACATTATTCAATTATTCATTTGTGTTCTCGGATAATATATCGAAGTTTCTGGCCccaaaagatatatatatatatatataggcaaATGGCAAGTAAACGGGCCGTGGCCTGTAATCAGGTCAGGTCGGTGTATAAGTGAGCTTGACCCGAACAGTTCATCTGAACTCTTGTCTGGTGAAGCCCATCAGCAACTTGAAATTAGGGTGGTGAGCCcgtcatatttttctttaaaatcagaCACAAAACATAGCAGTGAGCCCATCAGTTTTGAAGATCTTCTGGaatccccttttttttttttcatttcttaacaTCAAACCATCAACAAAAATACAATGAACATGTTAGTAATTGATGCAAAAGCTTAAGGGTTAATCGATATAGATAGGACGGTTCCAACTGTACATGGTATCAAGGTTGAAGTCAAACTCAAACGCGAAATCAAGATATTGAAATTATATCTCTCACAATAAAGGGGGATGTGACCAATTTATGCCTTTGCTTAAGGAAATGGGAATATCCTGAGACAAATAGCACTTAATCCACCGACATTTTGACGATCAATTTATCCTTAAAAGCTTCAACTTTTTGTAAAAAGTAATACTATACGAATATTAATATTCCACGCACCGCCAAAATAAGGCGTGTTGAATCGGTGGTTGACGACCCCACAAAAACTTGGCAGTTTTAACAAGTTTGAATCCTTTTAATTTAAGTGCTCACTTCTCTAGTTATAGTGGTGAATTTGGTTTCTTCATATTTGACGCACTATAATTTAAAATGAGTTATTTGCAtcacaaatgaaaaaaatttgatgagTTTTATGACGTGAATGTAACATATATATAGATGATTGTGCTTTTCttacttgaaatccaacaCTATCcatgaaaataaacaaatgtTAGACAAAACTAATAAATGAACACCAATTAATTTGTACTCAAGAGGAAAACAAATATACATATCTAGCACATTTGGTGACCTTTATGAACAATGTGTGcatataaaaagataataaaaagttttttaaaaaatatcaagaaGGATTTAATTACTTGTTTTGTAACGGAAAGATAAGGTTTCCTCATTTATTTGCAATATTTGTTATGTTTCTATTCATATTATGTttgttattaaaatatattaatttctcaaattaaattgaattcaCAAATTTAATGAATAACTCGATCTTGAATACTTTAGTCACAAGAATCATTTTAGAattataatatacatatatacatatgatGTGATAAAAGGATATTTGATCGAATAATGATgaccaaagaaagaaaaaggcatGGGAGGATTCTACATAAAGGAAACCCAAAAAGATGGACAAGTTAAAAATCGTAGTCATGGCTACGAGGATCCTTGTTCCTCAGGTACGGGAAACAAGTTGAGTTTAAAAGGGGTATGAAGGGACATACTTAAATGCGCAAGGAATTTATTGTGATTCTCCTCTTTTCCTCACCCTGGTTCAACGAGGATCATTACTTTATATGTCTTAACAGATAAAGCTCACCATTTTGGTAAAgcacaaaatttttgagattttttttatttctttttcaagagACATTCATATTTATAAACCAAAAcgattataaattttaaaaatatatagatataaaatccgaataaaatgcataaaacatttatttttaatatataaatctaatattatttacacatattatcattatttctatcttAATCCATTTAATGCATTTCACTCgtaaatttcctttttttcggCTTAAAACTTTTGTTTAACATGGACACGTCTAATTAAGCATGTTTGTTACAGGGGGTAGTTCAACGGAGGAAGGAAAGGGTGCCCCACATGGAGATTAAATTCTTGTGATTGGGCGTTAATTAATCTGCTTAAAAGAGGGAAGCACACTGCATTAAACATGCCTTTTTTTTGTCCGTGGATTAGGCGAAGGTAACATAATCTGCTTCCAAACTGATCATTCcagaatcaattaaaaaattttccatgcGACTTTCGTGACACTGGGGAAAGCAGTTTGCTTGGAGGGGAAGAAATAAACTGTTTCGAGTcccctattttttttaaaaaacaaaaatcttttccTCGTTGACGGTGGATTCCAACTTTCAAGAATCTTTAGTTCACCCAACCTTATTCATTGGGCCCAGATTGAGTCCATTTCTGACTTTTTTAGTAAGCCTTAGGCCCAATTATGTAATCGCCTTGATATCGTGGTGGGCCATCACTCCTTTACCCTGTTTAACTAAAATGCTAAGTCTCGTTAATTCATTTGAGGTTTTgtatttatgatttatttaacaagctctattattttttttaatttaatatgtaTTTTTGTTGAACATTATAAAATTCGCCTAGATAATTACACTTGATTTTCagtattttatttcctttttagtGAGagaaacattaaattttttaaacttactCTTCATCAATCACGTGTTATATGGCAATATTCTTGTATTCTTGCATTCTCCTCACATTCTGCTTTCATCACTCTGTTATCGATTCCTTAGACAAGTAAAACTGTCCTAATTCCTAAGCATATTCTTCTTTAAGTAACGTATTCTCTTTATTCCCCGAACTTTTGCAATTCAATCTCGGTTCTTACGTTTCAGTAACTAAAAAAAGTTAGGAACTTGTACTTCCCCGATTCCAATTAACCTTATCTTTTCAActttgagaaagaatttaTTTGGCAAAGCTTTGATTCCCTTGCGTGATACTTGGGTCGGGGCTTTATTGCACGCATTGACCATGCAAAACTCCAAAGACGCTCGCTCatattatttatgtttaattaCCAAGGCAAGGATATAAAcagaaaacaagaaatataattaattaaaaataaatttggttTAAGGAATAAGCAAGAAAATTAATATCGACAAAAAAAGCTTCCAGTTTTATCCGCCAGCAATCTTCAGTGTTCGAGAGAAATCACTTGGCCACTACATCCACTTTTTCCTTACCTATATTAGCCCAGAGATGACACTGTTAATTtaacccaaaaaaaagaaataatactTTATAGTCATCAAATCAATTATTCAACGGGGTGCCCATGCCTTGGAAACTTTTTACTGCATTTTTTACTATGTTAACCGATAACTTACAACAGCTAATTAGCTTTAGCCAAGAATAAGGCTGGCTTGGAGCCTTGGacccacaaaaaaaaataaaaaaggaaaataccTCAGTGCTACAAATTCCCTCCAGAAAGTTCCTTGTCTACCTTCTCATGTCTGGCGCACCAAAAGcataaacaaaatcaaattcttCAAGAAATTAAGGTGAATACTGAATAGCATTGCCCATGTCAATGGCATTATGGCCCATAAGGGCTCCaggaaaaattttttattactattaaATTTTGTGGTTTGAAGCTGAATCACCTGGTACAGCAAGTATCTAGTTCCCACCAACCATTTCCATTTCTGCGTCTCAGGAAGAGGCAGCCCGGCCAAGTCAAGCGCTAATAGAAAGTGTCTAGTTCTCTTAGCTAGAGTCAATGTTAGCATACATACATCCATACATGGATCACCCTTCAAATTTTAAccctttttgttctttgagACAAGGACTTCATTGTcgcttttcagtttctatgcGTTTCTGGATGTAACTTTTAGTCATACCTTCCATTCATGGTACAGGGAAACAATTACttgatttgtttttcatgTACTAAATGATTTCactgaaagaagaaaagcaaaaatgcCAAGGTAACCAATTGGCGGAAACCAGAAACTAACCATCACCAAACCAACCGcccaaactttttttttttctagataacttgattctattttttattcaatttcattACGCACCCATTTCCTTTATTTCTCTATATATACGCGTGTGCATAGCTGAACAATCTCACCACCATTCTTCTGTGTGCAAGCAAGCATTTCTTCAAGCTCTCTTTAACagtattcttttgttagtTCATCAGCGTTATTGTTCTTCAACTACCTTAACTCTTCTTCCTCGTAAATCTTTTCCTAAACCATCTATTTTTGTTAAGTGTATCAAAGATTGCTACTTTCAATTCCGCTGCGTTGATTTTCTTGTAAATCTCTCGTTTCCCTATTCGTTTAGTCTGTATCATAAAAGCAAATTAGCACTTTTTGCTTCTGGTGCTGAGTTAAAGAAGATATCATAGATAACAGATTTTTAGGCGTTGGAGTTTTAACTAAAATCTCTAGTGATTCAGATTCCAAAAAAGTGATCCTTGGTGCTCATAATAAACCCTGAAGGTTGCTCTCCATTTCCACATTGGGAACTGAAACTCAAGTTTCATCTAGCCTTTGAGAGTTTTACGTACTTTGTTCTTTCCTGTTTCTTGTTTTCGCTTTAGTTCTCCTTTTGACTTGGCCATGGCACCTCCAAACAATCCCGCTAATTCCACTTTCAGTCTTCTCCGCTCCAGGAGTTTGGAGAAGTACTTTGATTTGTCTAATGGCAAGTTCAGTGTCAAAGGCTTTCCTTTACTATATGATGTTCCTAGCAATGTCACTTTCACACCTTTTTCGTCTATCTGTGACTCCTCAAAGTCTGATGCTCCTCTTCCCCTGCTTCAGCGTGTCCAGGCTCTGTCTCACGAAGGTGGGTTCCTAGGATTCAGCAAGGATGAATCCTCCGATCGGATGATGAACTCTTTGGGTAGATTCAGTAATAGGAACTTTTTGAGTGTCTTTAGGTTTAAAACCTGGTGGTCTACACAATGGGTGGGAACTTCCGGATCTGATTTGCAAATGGAAACCCAATGGGTAGTCTTAGATGTCCCTGAAATAAGGTCCTATGTTATAATTATACCCATCATTGAAGGGGGTTTCAGGTCTGCTCTTTGTCCTGGCAATGATGGCCATGTCATGATCTTTGCTGAGAGTGGCTCAACTCAAGTCAAGGCATCTTCTTTCAATTCAATTGCCTATGTTCATGTGTCTAAAAACCCTTTCAACTTGATGAAAGAAGCATTTAGTGCTATTAGGGTTCATCTTAATACCTTTAAGCTCTTGGAAGAGAAAAATGTTCCTTCTATCATTGACAAATTTGGTTGGTGCACTTGGGATGCATTTTACTTAACCGTAGAACCAGCTGGTGTATGGCAGGGTGTGAAAGAATTTGCTGAGGGCGGTGTCTCACCAAGGTTTATCATTATCGATGATGGCTGGCAAAGTATCAATCATGATAGTGATAACCCCAACGAGGATGCGAAAAACCTTGTTCTGGGTGGGGAGCAGATGACTGCCAGGCTTCACAGATTTGTAGAGGGCGAGAAGTTCAGAAAATATAAGGGAGGGTCCTTCTTGGGTCCTAATGCTCCTTCATTCAATCCACAGAAGCCCAAGATGCTGATCACAAAGGCCATTGAAATCGAACACGCCACCAAGGCTCGTGACAAGGCCCTTCAGTCTGGTGCCACTGATGCTTCAGAGTTTGAATCCAAGATTAAGAAGCTGAAACAAGAATTGGATGATATGTTTGAAGGAGATGAGAGCAGCCTTTCAGGTGGGGGTTGTGGAAGCTGTGGCTGCAAGGCTGGTAACTACGGCATGAAGGCTTTTACAAGGGATTTGAGAACCAAGTTCAAAGGTTTGGATGACATTTGGGTGTGGCATGCTCTTTGTGGTGCCTGGGGTGGTGTTAGACCAGGAGTAGCTCACCTCAATTGCAAGGTGGCCCATTGCCATGTCTCTTCGGGACTCAAGGGGACGATGCCAGATTTGGCTGTTGACAAAATTGTTGAAGGTGGGATTGGACTTGTTCACCCAAGTCAAGCTGATGATTTCTACGACTCTATGCATTCTCACCTTGCGAAATCTGGTGTCACCGGAGTAAAAGTGGATGTCATTCATGTAagtgatttaaaatttaagtacAATATTTAATCTGTttgtatattttatgtttattgaGCAACagtaataattatatatgaatattttcAATCCAGACTCTTGAATATGTATCTGAAGAATTAGGAGGCAGGGTGGAACTTGCCAAGGCTTATTACGATGGGTTGTCAAAATCGTTGTCAAAGAACTTCAAAGGAACTGGAATTATCTCCAGCATGCAACAATGCAACgactttttcttccttgggACAAAGCAGATAGCCATGGGTAGAGTTGGTAAGAAAGCTAAAACAGAAGGTCTTTTTCGTCCTAATCTACTTACGTAAGAGAACATCATTTAATTAACTAACggaatttaattattgtttcaaCAGGTGATGATTTCTGGTTCCAGGATCCAAATGGGGATCCTAACGGAGTTTTCTGGTTGCAAGGTGTTCACATGATCCACTGTGCTTATAACAGTTTGTGGATGGGTCAGATCATACAACCTGATTGGGATATGTTCCAATCTGACCACGTTTGCGCCAAATATCATGCTGGATCGAGGGCAATTTGCGGTGGACCAGTCTACCTCAGTGACTCCCTTGGTTCTCACGATTTTGATCTTATTAAGAAGCTTGTTTACCCTGATGGCACCATCCCCAAGTGCCTGCGCTATGCCCTTCCAACCAGAGACTGCCTTTTCGTAAACCCTCTGTTTGACAACAAGTCCATTCTCAAGCTATGGAACTTCAACAAGGTACCTCCCgttgttataaaattttttcttcgTACATGGACTTACTTGGATATCTTGACTAAATGTATTCTCTCTTTATGCAGTATGGGGGTGTTATTGGAGCTTTCAACTGCCAAGGAGCCGGCTGGGTTAGCAAGGAGCGGAGGATCAAGGGCTATCCACAGTGCTACAAGCCTGTCTCCGGTACTGTGCATGTCACTGATATTGAATGGGACCAATGTATGGAAGCTGCTGAAATTGGTGAGGCCGAAGAGTATGTGGTCTACCTTGACGAGGCCGAGAAACTGCTGTTTGTGTCACCAAAATCTGATCCGATTCAAGTCACTGTCCAACCATCTTCATTTGAGATTTTCAGCTTTGTGCCCATGAAAAAGCTAGGTCGCGTTGCCAAATTCGCCCCTATTGGTCTAACTAACATGTTTAATTCTGGAGGAACAATTCAAGAATTGGATTACAACGAGGTTGGAGCAGGCCCTGCTGCTAGGATCAAAGTTAAAGGTGGTGGGAATTTCCTAGCCTATTCCAACTTTCCTCCAAAGAGCTGTTATATGAATGGTGCTGCGGTGGCTTCTGAGTGGTCAGCCGACGGCAAACTGACGCTGAACGTTCCTTGGATTGAAGAGGCTGGTGGAATTTCTGACGTAgtttttgtcttttaatttGCTGATCTTAACCCTTTTAAGGGCGTAGTAGCTTTGAACTCAGGAAGGACGTAgattcatccatttattaattggaagttattttaaatttaatgtattttaattgtctgTCTCCACTATATATGCACTTTCccaagtttttttaattattactgAGAATATACATATCAGTAAGAATGAACAGAAAATATACATGAATCTTAAAGTGAAGGAGAGACACAATTATAGAGAAGAGATATTCTTGGATCGTTTTGTTTTAGACCATATTCTTTTAGCTATGGgctaataaagtaataaagcTAAGGCTAAGGGCCAGGATAAAATCAGATCAGATACTGCTTTAGGACGTATAGCAAAGAGATTGTATCCAGGCTTCtttgaaataattatatattcatGTACAGGGGACACGCTAGAATCTCCCACCAAGATGTTTCTAACAACGTTTTGATAGCAACTGCCACAAAAATCAGCTGTTACAGTTGCAAGCAGGCCTTTAGGTCACTTTTTGTTGGATCGTTTGAGGCAAACTTTTAATCCATTTAACCAATTTCGGTTACTCTTAAGCTCTACAGTTAAGTAGTACAACTTTACAGGAAATTAGGCTGACAGTTGGAAAATGTGACGCTGTTCATGTCTTGAAACATTGGCCACTAGCAGGGCCCTAACTGAAGCAAGTTGACGATGGATTGAAAATAAAGCTGGTTTTAgacataaagaaaaaagagaacacCGATTGCTGACCTTGAAGCATCGTAACAAAAATTCGAAAGATAACTTGGAATCAGGAAAAAGGCCAAAAATTGTCATGAACAAATGGTTGCTTCACTGCTTCATATTTGCAACACTAACAAAAGTaacttttaataaataaaaaaagtaaaagtttaatctaaattaataaatagatAATAAATAAACTGTAAATTCTTCTTCGAAATTAAGTAGCAGACATTCTTTTTAATCAAGACCATTCACATCATGGACTCCGAATCTTTAACAATGTTGTGAGTGAATTAagagatattttaaaataaaattaatcttCTTTAAgttagatttaaataaatgtaaaagaataatattttttatttttatttatttttaattttttgcaaAAGAATAGTATTGCTTATCCAATGAGAATAGTACCTTTATTAAGACTTCTCTCTTATATCTTATATGTAATTTTGAAAGTAAAATTTATGTCTTCCTCAATATACTTTTAATTTCCATCtctagtaaaattttaataggaAGCTACCTGAGAGTTATTTcagcataaaaaaaacccttcaaatTTTGCCAAGCGTCAAACTTTCACTCCAACACGTGGCTCTAGACATCAGATAAAGACATGGTCTGAAAGGGCtagaagaaaaatttaagaacCATTCCAAATGCAAGAACCATGTGTCTGAGACAAAGATTTAATTACCCGTCATGTCAAAGGTATCATCACAACTGTGATTCAATGGTCGCCGTTAAAAGTGGTTTTCGGCAGGCAAACGACGTGAACTTTCATTTCATCAACACCTGTGCAGCACTGTGGCCCAAGTACCCAGCCAAGCCACTGTACAAAATCCAAAACTTTGGATAATTTCAGTCAATATCTGTCGGCAACAAGGGATTTGACATTTATGTACATTATCTGGTATTCCTGATAAAAGGTTAAAAAGATCCGACCAAaactcaaaaggaaaaaacattGAAGTCATGCAAGAGCACGAGTCAGTTGCTTGTGAAGACGCGTTTAGGCAAATTTCAGTAGGATTATCCACTTCTTTTTGGTCGGTCCAATGTTAACAAAG
Protein-coding sequences here:
- the LOC18613721 gene encoding stachyose synthase is translated as MAPPNNPANSTFSLLRSRSLEKYFDLSNGKFSVKGFPLLYDVPSNVTFTPFSSICDSSKSDAPLPLLQRVQALSHEGGFLGFSKDESSDRMMNSLGRFSNRNFLSVFRFKTWWSTQWVGTSGSDLQMETQWVVLDVPEIRSYVIIIPIIEGGFRSALCPGNDGHVMIFAESGSTQVKASSFNSIAYVHVSKNPFNLMKEAFSAIRVHLNTFKLLEEKNVPSIIDKFGWCTWDAFYLTVEPAGVWQGVKEFAEGGVSPRFIIIDDGWQSINHDSDNPNEDAKNLVLGGEQMTARLHRFVEGEKFRKYKGGSFLGPNAPSFNPQKPKMLITKAIEIEHATKARDKALQSGATDASEFESKIKKLKQELDDMFEGDESSLSGGGCGSCGCKAGNYGMKAFTRDLRTKFKGLDDIWVWHALCGAWGGVRPGVAHLNCKVAHCHVSSGLKGTMPDLAVDKIVEGGIGLVHPSQADDFYDSMHSHLAKSGVTGVKVDVIHTLEYVSEELGGRVELAKAYYDGLSKSLSKNFKGTGIISSMQQCNDFFFLGTKQIAMGRVGDDFWFQDPNGDPNGVFWLQGVHMIHCAYNSLWMGQIIQPDWDMFQSDHVCAKYHAGSRAICGGPVYLSDSLGSHDFDLIKKLVYPDGTIPKCLRYALPTRDCLFVNPLFDNKSILKLWNFNKYGGVIGAFNCQGAGWVSKERRIKGYPQCYKPVSGTVHVTDIEWDQCMEAAEIGEAEEYVVYLDEAEKLLFVSPKSDPIQVTVQPSSFEIFSFVPMKKLGRVAKFAPIGLTNMFNSGGTIQELDYNEVGAGPAARIKVKGGGNFLAYSNFPPKSCYMNGAAVASEWSADGKLTLNVPWIEEAGGISDVVFVF
- the LOC18613720 gene encoding probable pectinesterase 66 — its product is MQFLQHILALIFIVLLYFSISKALECQLNNANKFKVARTIRVDQSGKGDFKTIQNAIDSIPSNNDKWIRILISPGHFREKVTIPANKPCIFLEGAGSKLTSIEWGDHMDTCDSATFTSSPDNIVAKGISFKNIYNIPSGPDAKKKVEPALAVRIYGDKSAFYNCAFFGLQDTLWDVQGRHYFYNCYIEGAVDFIFGSGQSIYEKCEINLTAGKYAPEYPNGYITAQGRNSSDDPSGFVFKYCVFTGSGKTYLGRAYGAYSRVIIYKSVLSDAILASGWDAWRYVHHEGNLIYVEADCKGPGANTSKRVPWLKKLGASQLKKFLNLSYIDKEGWIAKLPKDETKKIPGESLFSFYSFITKKMQTWEFVLASLGVDLQTFKGPYCVETTFDEKVTFFPFFSQPVN